One genomic window of Leptotrichia shahii includes the following:
- a CDS encoding glycosyltransferase family 9 protein, with protein sequence MKILVIHTAFIGDIVLSTPLIQRLKDMYPESEIDYLTLPSNQSVISNNPNLNEILLYDKKGKDKGVKGFLRVLKILKQKKYDYAVIPHRFIKSILLAKLAKIPNIVGFDVATGSFLLNKKVHYDMKKHEVERLLDLVEYKGEKIPIRIYPVKENFIKIDKILKNHGYFGNERQKLILVAPGSQRAEKMWPIEKYRKVIERLKKNKNYFIGITGSKVEKELPLNFENDKNVIDFRGKINLVEFGALISRADIVVGNDSSPIHIASGFEKPFIIGIFGPGKRSLGFFPWTEKSNVIEDNEFYENNIVKIPERQHKYRKDYYKGIPLIDVDRVYDEIIKHI encoded by the coding sequence ATGAAAATATTGGTAATACATACAGCATTTATTGGGGATATTGTCTTATCTACGCCTTTGATCCAAAGATTAAAGGATATGTATCCTGAATCAGAAATTGATTATTTGACATTGCCGTCAAATCAGAGTGTAATAAGCAATAATCCTAATTTAAATGAAATACTGCTTTATGATAAAAAGGGGAAAGATAAGGGAGTAAAGGGATTCTTGAGAGTATTAAAAATTTTAAAGCAAAAAAAATATGATTATGCCGTGATACCACATAGATTTATAAAGTCGATATTGCTTGCAAAACTGGCAAAAATTCCGAATATTGTTGGATTTGATGTGGCAACAGGCTCGTTTTTGCTAAATAAGAAAGTTCATTATGACATGAAAAAGCATGAAGTGGAAAGACTGCTTGATTTGGTGGAATACAAAGGGGAAAAAATTCCAATTAGAATTTATCCTGTAAAGGAAAATTTTATTAAAATTGATAAAATTCTAAAAAATCATGGATATTTTGGGAATGAAAGGCAAAAGTTGATATTGGTTGCACCAGGTAGCCAGAGGGCTGAAAAAATGTGGCCAATAGAAAAATATCGCAAAGTTATTGAGAGATTGAAAAAAAATAAAAATTACTTTATTGGGATAACTGGCTCAAAAGTGGAAAAGGAACTTCCTTTAAATTTTGAAAATGATAAAAATGTTATTGATTTCCGTGGGAAAATTAATCTTGTAGAATTTGGAGCATTGATTTCAAGGGCTGATATTGTTGTAGGAAATGACAGTTCTCCAATCCATATTGCCAGTGGATTTGAAAAACCGTTTATAATCGGAATTTTTGGACCTGGGAAACGTTCATTGGGTTTTTTTCCTTGGACTGAAAAAAGCAATGTTATTGAGGATAATGAGTTTTATGAGAATAATATTGTGAAAATTCCTGAAAGACAGCATAAGTATAGGAAGGATTATTATAAGGGAATTCCTTTAATTGATGTGGATAGAGTTTATGATGAAATTATAAAACATATTTAA
- a CDS encoding YfcE family phosphodiesterase produces the protein MKVLICSDSHRRLDYFQQVMELENPEIVIFAGDHSTDAIDMSLVYRDVLFAIVKGNTDMDDYESRDMRIFDLMGKKVFLTHGHLYNVKQTLEELEKKAHLEKAEICVFGHTHKEFFAEKNGIIFVNPGALQDKKYMLYYGGKKFESKILK, from the coding sequence ATGAAAGTATTAATTTGTTCGGATAGTCACAGAAGACTTGATTATTTTCAGCAGGTGATGGAGCTGGAAAATCCAGAAATCGTAATTTTTGCAGGAGATCACAGCACCGATGCAATTGATATGTCATTAGTTTATAGGGATGTACTTTTTGCTATTGTAAAGGGAAATACTGATATGGATGATTATGAATCGAGAGATATGAGAATATTTGACTTGATGGGGAAAAAGGTATTTCTTACACATGGACATCTGTATAATGTGAAACAGACACTTGAAGAACTAGAAAAAAAGGCACATTTGGAAAAAGCTGAAATTTGTGTTTTTGGACATACGCATAAGGAATTTTTTGCAGAAAAAAATGGTATAATATTTGTAAATCCAGGAGCATTACAAGATAAGAAATATATGTTATATTATGGTGGAAAAAAATTTGAATCCAAAATATTAAAATAA
- the gyrA gene encoding DNA gyrase subunit A, producing MSDDFRDDNEREEITEMDENDDREIIVEGLPKATDLSNESNVYIEDEIKAAYLDYSMSVIVSRALPDVRDGLKPVHRRILFSMSEMGMSHKTPFKKSARIVGDVLGKYHPHGDSSVYGAMVRMAQDFNMRYELIDGHGNFGSIDGDEAAAMRYTEARMAKITEELLADIGKDTIDYRKNFDESLDEPAVLPAKLPNLLLNGANGIAVGMATNIPPHNLGEVVDGIVALIDNPEISIDELITYIKGPDFPTGGIINGKQGIYDAYKTGRGKLRVAGRVEIETSKTGKESIIVTELPYQVNKSRLIEKIADLVRQKKITGISDLRDETDRDGIRIVIELKKGEESELILNSLYKFTDLQNTFGVIMLALVDNAPRVLNLKQVLQKYLEHRFEVITRRTEFELKKAKNRAHILEGFKIALDNIEEVIRIIRASKDANAARAELITKFEFSEIQAKAILDMRLQRLTGLERDKINQEYSELMLLIEKLMGILSDDSKIYGIIKEEALKLKEDFGDERRTEIRNARAEISIEDLIKDEEVVVTLTEKGYVKRVAIDTYRSQKRGGIGVNATNTVEDDVVKDMYIARALDTLLIFTTKGKVFSIKVYEIPETGKQARGKLIGNIINLDSDEKVSTIIKVREFEDNKNLFFVTRNGVVKKSELTLFNNIMKAGKRAIRLNDEDEVMFVGLTSGSGEDEIFVATRNGIAIRFSEKDVRSMGTTAVGVRGITLRDKDKIVGAAIINSKMDNDQIRILTITEEGYGKRTKLLEYRLTSRGGKGIINAKLNDKTGKIVDVKIVRENDEIMLITSEGTLIRTSINEITVQSRSATGVRIMKVRNNEKIASVVKITEAPDFSEEDK from the coding sequence ATGTCAGACGATTTTAGAGATGACAATGAAAGAGAAGAGATAACAGAAATGGATGAAAATGATGATAGGGAAATCATTGTGGAAGGATTACCTAAGGCTACGGATTTATCAAATGAATCTAATGTTTATATTGAGGATGAGATAAAGGCGGCTTATTTGGATTATTCGATGAGTGTAATTGTTAGCCGTGCGTTGCCTGATGTGCGTGATGGATTAAAGCCTGTGCATAGAAGAATTTTGTTTTCCATGAGTGAGATGGGAATGAGCCATAAGACTCCATTTAAGAAATCGGCAAGAATTGTCGGGGATGTACTGGGGAAATACCATCCGCATGGGGATTCTTCGGTTTATGGTGCTATGGTTAGAATGGCACAGGACTTTAATATGAGATATGAACTTATTGATGGACATGGAAACTTTGGTTCGATTGATGGGGATGAAGCAGCGGCAATGCGGTATACGGAGGCTAGAATGGCCAAAATTACTGAAGAGCTGCTTGCGGATATTGGAAAGGATACGATTGATTACAGAAAGAACTTTGATGAAAGTTTGGATGAGCCAGCTGTACTGCCTGCTAAACTGCCTAATTTATTACTAAATGGAGCAAACGGAATTGCAGTTGGAATGGCTACAAATATTCCGCCACATAATTTAGGGGAAGTAGTTGATGGAATTGTTGCATTAATTGATAATCCTGAAATTTCAATTGATGAATTGATTACTTATATAAAAGGACCAGATTTTCCAACTGGTGGTATAATTAACGGAAAACAGGGAATTTACGATGCCTATAAAACTGGACGTGGAAAGTTAAGAGTTGCAGGACGTGTAGAAATTGAAACTTCTAAAACAGGGAAAGAATCGATTATTGTAACAGAATTGCCATATCAAGTGAATAAGTCTAGACTTATTGAAAAAATTGCTGATTTAGTAAGGCAGAAGAAAATTACAGGAATATCTGACTTGCGGGATGAAACTGACAGGGATGGTATTAGAATTGTAATTGAACTGAAAAAAGGCGAAGAAAGTGAATTGATCTTAAACAGTCTTTACAAATTTACCGATTTGCAAAATACATTTGGTGTGATTATGCTTGCACTTGTTGACAATGCACCGAGAGTATTAAATTTAAAGCAGGTTCTTCAGAAATATCTGGAACATAGATTTGAAGTAATTACAAGAAGAACTGAATTTGAATTGAAAAAGGCTAAAAATAGGGCTCATATTTTGGAAGGATTCAAAATAGCACTTGATAACATTGAGGAAGTAATTAGGATTATACGTGCTTCCAAAGATGCAAATGCTGCACGGGCTGAATTAATTACTAAATTTGAATTTTCAGAAATTCAGGCAAAAGCTATATTGGATATGAGATTACAAAGACTTACTGGACTTGAAAGAGATAAGATTAATCAGGAATATAGTGAACTTATGCTATTAATTGAAAAATTAATGGGAATTTTATCTGATGATTCAAAAATATATGGTATAATTAAAGAGGAGGCACTTAAATTAAAAGAAGATTTTGGTGATGAACGTAGAACTGAAATTAGAAATGCGAGAGCTGAAATTAGCATAGAAGACTTGATCAAGGATGAGGAAGTAGTTGTAACACTTACTGAAAAAGGCTATGTAAAACGTGTGGCAATTGACACTTATCGTTCACAAAAACGTGGTGGAATTGGGGTAAATGCTACAAATACAGTAGAAGATGATGTTGTAAAAGATATGTATATAGCAAGAGCACTTGACACATTGCTTATTTTTACAACGAAAGGAAAAGTATTCAGCATAAAAGTGTACGAAATACCTGAAACTGGAAAACAGGCACGTGGAAAACTGATTGGAAATATAATAAATCTAGATTCTGATGAGAAAGTCAGCACGATAATAAAAGTTCGTGAATTTGAAGACAATAAAAACTTGTTCTTTGTAACACGGAACGGAGTTGTTAAAAAATCTGAATTGACATTATTTAATAATATTATGAAGGCTGGAAAACGTGCAATCAGATTGAATGATGAAGATGAGGTTATGTTTGTTGGACTTACTAGCGGAAGTGGTGAAGATGAAATTTTTGTAGCGACTAGAAACGGTATTGCCATTAGATTTTCAGAAAAAGATGTAAGAAGTATGGGAACAACAGCAGTTGGAGTAAGGGGAATAACGCTACGGGATAAGGATAAAATAGTAGGAGCTGCAATTATTAATTCAAAAATGGATAATGACCAAATTAGAATTCTTACAATCACTGAAGAAGGATATGGAAAACGTACAAAATTATTAGAATATAGACTAACTTCCCGTGGAGGAAAAGGAATTATTAATGCAAAACTTAATGATAAAACTGGAAAAATTGTAGATGTAAAAATCGTAAGGGAAAATGATGAAATTATGCTTATTACTTCAGAAGGTACATTAATTAGGACAAGTATTAATGAAATTACTGTGCAAAGCCGTTCGGCAACAGGTGTTAGAATAATGAAAGTCAGAAATAATGAAAAAATTGCATCTGTCGTAAAAATTACAGAAGCTCCTGACTTTAGTGAAGAAGATAAATAG